The proteins below are encoded in one region of Telopea speciosissima isolate NSW1024214 ecotype Mountain lineage chromosome 10, Tspe_v1, whole genome shotgun sequence:
- the LOC122643291 gene encoding trans-resveratrol di-O-methyltransferase-like has translation MDLIALEEEGMKMFQAQAHIWNHMFSYVRSMSLRCVVQLGIPEIVNNNHNQPITLSELVTKLAIPHQKTDHLYRLMRLMVYSGFFALRKVHEDEQEEGYVLTPYSKFLLKDNPTSMLPFFLVELDQVLMKPFNLMSEWFKGNDVTPFETTYKCSMWNYANENPNFNVAFNEAMASDSIIVTRLLVTKCKVVFQGLGSLVDVGGGTGTTTKAIAETFPDLKCIVFDLPHVVADLEGNTKNLDYVGGDMFDSIPKAQAVLLKWIIHDWNDEECVQILKRCREAINSRDEGGKVIIIDIVVDDKQQQGENKSIETQLFSDMVMMAHVGGRERTEKEWEELFIQSGFSHYKIAHVLGLRSLIEVYP, from the exons ATGGATCTaattgccttggaggaggaagGAATGAAGATGTTCCAAGCTCAAGCTCACATATGGAATCATATGTTTAGCTACGTTAGGTCCATGTCTCTTAGATGTGTAGTCCAACTAGGTATACCAGAGATTGttaacaacaaccataaccaacCCATTACACTCTCAGAGTTGGTCACCAAGCTTGCAATCCCTCACCAGAAAACTGATCACCTTTATCGTCTCATGCGCTTAATGGTGTACTCTGGCTTCTTTGCTCTACGAAAAGTTCATGAAGATGAGCAAGAAGAAGGGTACGTTCTCACACCATACTCAAAGTTCCTCTTAAAGGATAATCCCACCAGTATGTTGCCCTTCTTCTTGGTAGAACTAGATCAAGTTCTCATGAAACCATTTAATTTAATGAGTGAGTGGTTCAAAGGGAACGATGTGACACCATTTGAAACCACCTACAAGTGTTCTATGTGGAACTACGCTAATGAAAATCCCAACTTCAATGTTGCCTTCAATGAGGCTATGGCTAGTGACTCTATAATTGTGACAAGACTACTTGTCACAAAGTGTAAGGTGGTCTTCCAAGGGTTAGGGTCACTTGTAGACGTGGGGGGTGGCACAGGAACTACAACCAAGGCCATTGCCGAGACATTTCCAGACTTGAAATGCATAGTTTTTGATCTGCCACATGTAGTTGCTGACTTGGAAGGGAATACTAAGAACTTGGACTACGTTGGAGGGGACATGTTTGATAGCATTCCTAAAGCACAAGCGGTTTTGCTCAAG TGGATCATACATGATTGGAACGACGAAGAATGTGTTCAGATACTGAAAAGATGCAGAGAAGCCATTAACTCTAGAGATGAGGGAGGTAAAGTGATAATCATTGACATAGTAGTGGATGACAAGCAGCAACAAGGAGAAAACAAATCAATTGAAACACAACTTTTCTCTGATATGGTGATGATGGCTCATGTCggtggaagagagagaactGAAAAGGAATGGGAAGAGCTATTCATCCAATCTGGTTTTAGCCACTACAAGATAGCTCATGTTCTTGGTTTGAGATCCCTCATTGAAGTTTATCCTTAA